The Firmicutes bacterium HGW-Firmicutes-1 sequence CTACTCGCAACTGAAATGAACACTGATATTGTATTTTCCACGTAATGCACTTATCCATTTTTGTCTTCATACTATATAATAACTGAGCGCATATCCCATGACTATAAAACTTGGACAAGTAATGAGAGTCAAGGGTACCGAAGGTCCTTGACTTTTCAAAAATGAGAGACAAGGATACCTGAGGTCCTTGACTTCTCAAAATGAGAGTCAAGGGTACCGGAAGGTCCTTGACTTCTCAAAAGGAGGTATCATGAAGGGTATTATATTAGTTAACGGTTCAGAACCATTGCTATTTCCAATAACAAAGGCCCTATCAAAACACATTTTACCAATATATGATAAGCCATTTATTTACTATGAATTGTATATTATGATGATGTCAAATATAAAGCAAATACAGATTATGTTGACTCCAACTGATACAGTTATTCATCAACAATTACTAGAATTACTAGGTGATGGCTCATCATTAGGTATTCAATTAACCTATAAAATTCATGAACAATTAAAGGGAATTGCCGAGCTGTTCCTTTTGGAGAAAAACTTTATTGATAATGAATCAGTTGCATTACTATTGGGAAATACGCTCCTTCTTGGAGAAGAAATAGAAATATATCTGAATAGCATGGATGATTATATTCAGGGAGCTTTCATCTTTGAGGATGGTGCTTATAATTTGGCAGAACGCATTGCATTAAGTGGAAAGAAACCTAAGGAATTGACACCAGACTTAGCTATTCCAGGAATCTATTTTTATGATAATTCAATAGTTGAAATTGTTCACAATTTAAAATCATCATTAACCAGTGGTTTGGAAATTATGGATATAAATCAGGTATACCATGCTCAGCAAAAATTAAAAGTGATACGACTGGAAAAAGGAAGTAATTGGTTTGATACTAGTACATGCATAGGTTTAATAGAAACAGCCAATTTTGTAAGTGAGGCTCAAAAAACAAATGGATATTATATTGGTTGTATTGAAGAGATTGCTTATAAAAAAGGGTACATCTCATATGAACAGCTACAATTACTTGCTAAACCATTAAATCATACGGAATATGGTAAATATC is a genomic window containing:
- a CDS encoding glucose-1-phosphate thymidylyltransferase, giving the protein MKGIILVNGSEPLLFPITKALSKHILPIYDKPFIYYELYIMMMSNIKQIQIMLTPTDTVIHQQLLELLGDGSSLGIQLTYKIHEQLKGIAELFLLEKNFIDNESVALLLGNTLLLGEEIEIYLNSMDDYIQGAFIFEDGAYNLAERIALSGKKPKELTPDLAIPGIYFYDNSIVEIVHNLKSSLTSGLEIMDINQVYHAQQKLKVIRLEKGSNWFDTSTCIGLIETANFVSEAQKTNGYYIGCIEEIAYKKGYISYEQLQLLAKPLNHTEYGKYLENIAKRQWEWES